From Streptomyces chrestomyceticus JCM 4735, one genomic window encodes:
- a CDS encoding MIP/aquaporin family protein produces MYANGDIFIGEVIGTALLILFGAGVCAAVTLHHSKAKAAGWVVIAFGWGLGVLAGAYSAAPLSGGHLNPAVTLGSAVAGGTPWSKVPLYVAAQMVGALLGAVLAWALYYAQFAANREADKAQPTLGIFATAPEVRSPAANLVTEIIATVALVLPLLFFGKNEGIGIGRVPGADAGVYGSGINVLLVALLVVGIGLSLGGPTGYAINPARDLGPRIAHALLPIPNKGTSDWSYAWIPVAGPLIGAVLSGLVFTAVF; encoded by the coding sequence ATGTATGCCAACGGGGACATTTTCATCGGTGAGGTCATCGGTACCGCCCTTCTGATCCTCTTCGGTGCCGGCGTGTGCGCCGCCGTCACCCTGCACCATTCCAAGGCGAAGGCCGCGGGCTGGGTCGTCATCGCGTTCGGCTGGGGTCTCGGCGTGCTCGCCGGGGCCTACAGCGCGGCGCCGCTGTCCGGCGGGCACCTGAATCCGGCGGTGACGCTGGGGTCGGCGGTCGCGGGCGGTACGCCCTGGTCGAAGGTGCCGCTGTACGTCGCCGCCCAGATGGTGGGGGCGCTGCTCGGCGCCGTACTGGCCTGGGCGCTGTACTACGCGCAGTTCGCGGCCAACCGGGAGGCGGACAAGGCCCAGCCGACGCTGGGGATCTTCGCCACCGCCCCCGAGGTCCGCAGTCCGGCCGCCAACCTCGTCACCGAGATCATCGCGACCGTGGCGCTGGTGCTGCCCCTGCTGTTCTTCGGCAAGAACGAGGGCATCGGCATCGGGCGGGTGCCCGGCGCGGACGCCGGTGTCTACGGGTCCGGGATCAACGTCCTGCTCGTCGCCCTGCTGGTGGTGGGCATCGGCCTCTCCCTCGGCGGGCCCACCGGCTACGCCATCAACCCGGCCCGTGACCTGGGGCCGCGGATCGCCCACGCACTGCTTCCCATCCCCAACAAGGGCACCTCGGACTGGTCCTACGCCTGGATTCCGGTGGCCGGTCCGCTGATCGGCGCGGTGCTCTCCGGCCTGGTGTTCACCGCGGTCTTCTGA
- a CDS encoding GGDEF domain-containing protein gives MPAWTDQLRFAFQPVVNLSTGSVAALEILARPERGDVLTAARRSADLDAELAGLAVRSAARQETLLPLHVNVFAATLAELPGLTALRKAVHDVGRRPWEITIDVGGPFTHVPRRALLEAVAGLRQDGYRVGADGVGDGDLPLRLLGDLAPDLVKLDASLCAELDGDRGGRAAVAAMRQLCEVLGSVLAVEGVETERQYAAVRAAGAQLAQGFLFAPPARRPAADVYVPEPRDGYGPVATGYAGGVASGAAQPPAGPPVTQFLQPAALLPMSASAGAVRSHLTGFPGVSGVLLVDPDGVPVRAIDRDRFLLSLSGRYGHALYADRPALRLADRPRTVGADATAWEVLDVAADGDRDRAGDDVAVVDDQGRCMGVVHLADILRALAESRVEEAARLNPLTRLPGSDAVNAEVDRRIADGRAFALSWLDVDRFKQVNDGAGFAAGDALIRAVGQVLARTAAELPSARVGHIGGDDFLVLAAPDDLEPFAAAVLDVPWSAGGLPVTLSLATVVCPPGSVTGHAQSAAALAPLKKAAKSLTGVGSWVLGRPGAPGHEVRRGRRRGDGTPPHPVP, from the coding sequence GTGCCTGCCTGGACGGACCAGCTCCGATTCGCCTTCCAGCCCGTCGTGAACCTGTCGACCGGTTCGGTCGCCGCCCTGGAGATACTCGCCCGCCCCGAGCGCGGCGACGTGCTGACGGCGGCGCGGCGCTCCGCCGACCTGGACGCCGAGCTGGCCGGGCTCGCCGTACGGTCCGCCGCGCGCCAGGAAACCCTGCTGCCGCTGCACGTCAACGTGTTCGCGGCGACCCTCGCCGAGTTGCCGGGGCTGACCGCGCTGCGCAAGGCGGTGCACGACGTGGGCCGCCGCCCGTGGGAGATCACCATCGACGTCGGCGGGCCGTTCACGCACGTACCGCGGCGGGCGCTGCTGGAGGCGGTGGCGGGGCTGCGGCAGGACGGGTACCGCGTCGGCGCCGACGGGGTGGGCGACGGGGACCTGCCGCTGCGGCTGCTCGGCGATCTCGCCCCCGACCTGGTGAAGCTGGACGCGTCGCTCTGCGCTGAGCTGGACGGCGACCGGGGCGGGCGGGCCGCCGTGGCCGCGATGCGGCAGCTCTGCGAAGTGCTGGGCAGTGTGCTGGCGGTGGAGGGGGTGGAGACGGAGCGGCAGTACGCGGCGGTGCGTGCGGCGGGCGCCCAGCTCGCGCAGGGGTTCCTGTTCGCGCCGCCCGCCCGGCGTCCGGCGGCCGACGTGTATGTGCCGGAGCCGCGCGACGGGTACGGGCCGGTGGCGACCGGGTACGCCGGGGGCGTCGCATCCGGCGCGGCCCAGCCGCCGGCCGGGCCGCCGGTGACGCAGTTCCTCCAGCCCGCCGCACTGCTGCCGATGTCCGCCTCGGCGGGCGCGGTGCGCAGTCATCTGACGGGTTTCCCGGGGGTCTCGGGCGTGCTGCTGGTGGACCCGGACGGCGTACCCGTACGGGCCATCGACCGGGACCGCTTCCTGCTGTCGCTGTCCGGGCGCTACGGGCACGCGCTGTACGCCGACCGCCCGGCGCTGCGGCTGGCCGACCGGCCGCGGACGGTCGGCGCCGACGCCACCGCCTGGGAGGTGCTGGACGTGGCGGCGGACGGCGACCGGGACCGGGCCGGTGACGACGTGGCGGTGGTGGACGACCAGGGCCGCTGCATGGGCGTGGTGCATCTGGCCGACATCCTGCGGGCGCTGGCGGAGAGCCGGGTGGAGGAGGCGGCGCGGCTCAATCCGCTGACCCGGCTGCCCGGTTCGGACGCGGTGAACGCGGAGGTGGACCGGCGGATCGCGGACGGCCGGGCGTTCGCGCTGAGCTGGCTGGACGTGGACCGGTTCAAGCAGGTCAACGACGGGGCCGGGTTCGCGGCGGGGGACGCGCTGATCCGGGCCGTGGGGCAGGTGCTGGCCCGTACGGCGGCGGAGCTGCCCTCGGCCCGGGTGGGGCACATCGGCGGGGACGACTTCCTGGTGCTGGCCGCGCCGGACGATCTGGAGCCGTTCGCGGCGGCCGTGCTGGACGTGCCGTGGTCGGCGGGCGGGCTGCCGGTGACGCTGTCGCTGGCGACGGTGGTGTGCCCGCCGGGCAGCGTGACCGGTCACGCGCAGTCCGCGGCGGCGCTGGCGCCGCTGAAGAAGGCCGCGAAGTCCCTCACGGGGGTCGGCAGTTGGGTGCTGGGGCGGCCCGGTGCGCCGGGGCACGAGGTGCGCCGGGGCCGGCGGCGCGGGGACGGGACGCCGCCCCACCCGGTCCCTTGA
- a CDS encoding lipid-transfer protein: protein MTGDIAVLGAGLHPWGKWGRGFVEYGTVAARAALADAGLEWADVQSVVGADTVRGGYPGYVAGATFARALGWQGARVTSVYAACASGAQAVAAARAQLLAGLADVVLVVGADAAPKGFFAPAGGDRPDDPDWLRFRLLGATNPAYFGLYARRRMALYGDTADDFARVKVKNAAAGALNPYARYRKPVTAAEVAASPVVADPLRLLDICATSDGAAALVLCRLDYARRRGVPDPVRIRAVATATPRYPRTELDLPDIATDSAASVPEPPAAFRPSLVEAAYEEAGLGPDDLSLAEVYDLSTALELQWYEDLGLCAEGGGAKLLREGATALGGRLPVNPSGGLASFGEAVPAQAIAQVCELTWQLRGRAGARQVPGARAGITANQGLFGHGSAVVVVR, encoded by the coding sequence GTGACCGGTGACATCGCCGTCCTCGGGGCGGGCCTGCACCCCTGGGGCAAGTGGGGCCGCGGCTTCGTCGAGTACGGAACGGTGGCGGCGCGGGCGGCGCTGGCCGACGCGGGGCTGGAGTGGGCCGATGTGCAGTCGGTGGTCGGTGCGGACACCGTGCGCGGCGGCTATCCGGGGTACGTGGCGGGCGCGACGTTCGCGCGGGCGCTGGGCTGGCAGGGCGCGCGGGTGACGAGTGTCTACGCGGCGTGTGCCTCCGGGGCGCAGGCGGTCGCCGCCGCGCGGGCGCAGCTTCTCGCGGGGCTGGCGGACGTGGTGCTGGTGGTGGGCGCGGACGCGGCTCCGAAAGGTTTCTTCGCCCCGGCGGGCGGCGACCGGCCCGACGATCCGGACTGGCTGCGCTTCCGGCTGCTGGGCGCGACCAATCCCGCCTACTTCGGGCTGTACGCCCGGCGCCGGATGGCCCTGTACGGGGACACGGCCGACGACTTCGCGCGGGTGAAGGTGAAGAACGCGGCGGCGGGCGCGCTCAACCCGTACGCGCGGTACCGCAAGCCGGTGACGGCGGCGGAGGTCGCCGCGTCGCCCGTGGTCGCCGACCCGCTGCGACTGCTGGACATCTGCGCCACGTCGGACGGTGCGGCGGCGCTGGTCCTGTGCCGCCTGGACTACGCACGGCGGCGGGGTGTGCCGGACCCCGTCCGTATCCGGGCCGTCGCCACGGCGACGCCGCGCTATCCCCGTACGGAGCTGGACCTGCCGGACATCGCGACCGACTCGGCGGCGTCCGTACCGGAACCGCCGGCGGCTTTCCGGCCGTCCCTCGTCGAAGCCGCCTACGAGGAGGCGGGGCTGGGGCCGGACGACCTGTCGCTGGCGGAGGTGTACGACCTGTCCACCGCGCTGGAGCTCCAGTGGTACGAGGATCTCGGCCTGTGTGCCGAGGGCGGGGGCGCGAAGCTGCTGCGCGAGGGGGCGACGGCGCTCGGCGGACGGCTGCCGGTGAATCCCAGTGGCGGTCTGGCGTCGTTCGGGGAGGCGGTGCCCGCGCAGGCGATCGCGCAGGTCTGCGAGCTGACCTGGCAGTTGCGCGGGCGGGCCGGGGCACGGCAGGTGCCGGGCGCGCGGGCCGGGATCACGGCGAACCAGGGGCTGTTCGGGCACGGTTCGGCGGTGGTCGTGGTGCGGTGA
- a CDS encoding Zn-ribbon domain-containing OB-fold protein, which yields MARLRKPVVPGWFTEVDTGAGFRLLGTRCGTCGAVFFPREDFFCRAPSCDGTDLTEVPLSPRGTVWSYTDGRYRPPPPYVSDPEVPWQPRTLIAVELAAERTVVLGQAAPGVSVAALRVGMEAELVPGVLGEDAETVWTTWWWRPVGTDGADGAYGAVGAGGRRDR from the coding sequence GTGGCGCGCTTACGCAAGCCGGTGGTGCCGGGGTGGTTCACCGAGGTGGACACCGGTGCGGGCTTCCGGCTCCTGGGGACCCGGTGCGGTACCTGCGGTGCCGTGTTCTTCCCGCGTGAGGACTTCTTCTGCCGTGCCCCCAGTTGCGACGGGACCGACCTGACCGAGGTGCCGCTGTCGCCGCGCGGCACGGTCTGGTCGTACACGGACGGCCGCTACCGGCCGCCGCCGCCCTACGTCTCGGACCCCGAGGTGCCGTGGCAGCCGCGCACGCTGATCGCGGTGGAGCTGGCGGCGGAGCGGACGGTGGTGCTGGGGCAGGCCGCGCCGGGGGTGTCCGTGGCCGCTCTGCGGGTGGGCATGGAGGCCGAGCTGGTGCCCGGGGTGCTCGGCGAGGACGCGGAGACCGTGTGGACGACGTGGTGGTGGCGGCCGGTGGGGACAGACGGGGCCGACGGGGCGTACGGAGCTGTCGGGGCGGGAGGTCGCCGTGACCGGTGA
- a CDS encoding M15 family metallopeptidase, whose protein sequence is MPRLAAALRGLAVAATALALTSAAVPPGGAAAEPSPSGGAAPSTATAAPAPREFVALRDVDPTIRQEMRYFTPHNFMGVPVTGYRQPLCILTRDAARALHRAQRSFLRQGYTLKVYDCYRPQRAVNHFVDWAEDLGNQRMKGEFYPRIDKSTLFRDGYIAEKSGHSRGSTVDLTLVRLPGLPTRPYIPGEPLTQCYAPKKERFPDNSLDMGTGFDCFDTLAHTLDPRVQGQQRANRLLLKQGLERAGFRNYDKEWWHYTFTPETFPDTYFDFPVSRRSLSGRR, encoded by the coding sequence ATGCCGAGACTCGCTGCCGCGCTGCGCGGCCTCGCCGTGGCCGCCACGGCCCTCGCTCTGACCTCTGCGGCCGTGCCACCAGGAGGGGCCGCCGCCGAGCCGAGCCCTTCGGGCGGCGCCGCACCCTCCACAGCCACGGCCGCGCCCGCGCCCAGGGAATTCGTCGCGCTGCGCGACGTGGACCCGACGATCCGCCAGGAGATGCGGTACTTCACGCCGCACAACTTCATGGGCGTACCGGTCACCGGCTACCGGCAGCCCCTGTGCATCCTGACCCGGGACGCGGCGCGGGCGCTGCACCGGGCCCAGCGCTCCTTCCTGCGGCAGGGCTACACGCTCAAGGTGTACGACTGCTACCGGCCGCAGCGCGCCGTGAACCACTTCGTGGACTGGGCCGAGGATCTGGGCAACCAGCGGATGAAGGGCGAGTTCTATCCACGGATCGACAAGTCGACGCTCTTCCGTGACGGCTACATCGCCGAGAAGTCGGGGCACAGCCGCGGCAGCACCGTCGACCTGACGCTGGTCCGGCTGCCCGGCCTGCCCACCCGGCCGTACATCCCCGGCGAGCCGCTGACGCAGTGCTACGCGCCCAAGAAGGAACGCTTCCCCGACAACTCGCTCGACATGGGGACCGGATTCGACTGCTTCGACACACTCGCGCACACCCTCGACCCTCGGGTGCAGGGACAGCAGCGCGCGAACCGGCTGCTGCTGAAGCAGGGGCTGGAGCGCGCCGGGTTCCGCAACTACGACAAGGAGTGGTGGCACTACACCTTCACGCCGGAGACGTTCCCGGACACGTATTTCGACTTCCCGGTCTCGCGGCGGTCGCTGAGCGGACGTCGCTGA
- a CDS encoding bacteriocin fulvocin C-related protein has product MEQDRVRAWAGPGMAVALVRRLGLRATVRTVGALNDLRRPPRTDGGHGRQQFLRLAGGAAVTAGLLLGAGRTKAHAAHAAAGHDEAEQWVEDHRDSLPQDYDALTAHPLPYRQAIWAALPPPARSRLWVEQLARYRRAHPGLSPEQSDVLEKVHRIAAQESSFAFDRVADPGPAERALRESADRHFGRAAANLLFATLGPAETSGKRGAKALNCNCSVESNYCSSSACHDNQCMKGRCNCRVYQRSCGYLWRYPCDGFCACSAC; this is encoded by the coding sequence GTGGAGCAGGACCGGGTACGCGCCTGGGCCGGTCCGGGAATGGCCGTGGCACTCGTCCGGAGGCTGGGGCTGCGCGCGACCGTCCGTACCGTCGGCGCCCTCAACGACCTGCGCCGGCCGCCCCGTACGGACGGCGGTCACGGGCGCCAGCAGTTCCTCCGGCTCGCCGGTGGCGCCGCGGTCACCGCGGGACTGCTCCTCGGCGCGGGGCGGACGAAGGCGCACGCGGCGCACGCCGCCGCCGGGCACGACGAGGCCGAGCAGTGGGTCGAGGACCACCGCGACAGCCTCCCGCAGGACTACGACGCGCTGACCGCCCATCCCCTGCCCTACCGCCAGGCCATCTGGGCCGCACTGCCGCCCCCGGCCCGCAGCCGGCTCTGGGTGGAACAACTCGCGCGCTACCGCCGGGCCCACCCCGGCCTTTCCCCGGAACAGAGCGACGTACTCGAAAAAGTGCACCGCATCGCCGCGCAGGAGAGCAGTTTCGCTTTCGACCGGGTGGCTGACCCGGGGCCTGCCGAGCGGGCCCTCCGGGAGTCCGCCGACCGGCATTTCGGGCGCGCGGCGGCGAACCTGCTGTTCGCGACACTCGGCCCCGCCGAGACCTCCGGGAAGCGCGGCGCAAAGGCTCTGAACTGCAATTGCAGCGTCGAATCCAACTACTGTTCCAGCAGTGCCTGCCACGACAACCAGTGCATGAAAGGCCGGTGCAACTGCCGCGTGTACCAGCGGTCCTGCGGATATCTCTGGCGCTATCCCTGTGACGGCTTCTGCGCCTGCAGCGCCTGCTGA
- a CDS encoding methyltransferase, whose product MTDGNGRGIWDIADLVTPMAVRTVATLRVADHLADGARTARELAAITEADAGVLDRVLRHLVTVEVFSRDEEGRYGLLPRGEELRDDHPSGARRMLDVESAIGRADLAFVALPHSVRTGEAAFPRQFGRSFWDDLKTDPARAAGYDAQMGVDVTRWAETVVPAYDWGALGRIVDVGGGNGTFLAAVLAAHPGLRGTVFDQPETVRAARGTLAAAGLDGRADAVAGDFFEALPAGAGGYVLSAVLHDWDDDAARAILRRCAEAAGTRGRVLVVERFGVDGESVHTGMDLRVCVYFGARERGVTELTALAEEAGLRVAGVHPAGDLAVVEMVAAGE is encoded by the coding sequence GTGACGGATGGGAACGGGCGGGGCATCTGGGACATCGCGGACCTGGTGACGCCGATGGCGGTACGGACCGTGGCGACGCTGCGGGTGGCCGACCATCTGGCGGACGGAGCGCGGACCGCGCGGGAGCTGGCCGCGATCACGGAGGCCGACGCCGGGGTGCTGGACCGGGTGCTGCGGCACCTGGTGACGGTCGAGGTGTTCAGCCGCGACGAGGAGGGCCGCTACGGGCTGCTGCCGCGCGGCGAGGAGTTGCGCGACGACCACCCGTCCGGCGCGCGGCGGATGCTGGACGTGGAGAGTGCCATCGGCCGGGCGGACCTGGCGTTCGTGGCACTTCCCCACTCCGTGCGGACGGGTGAGGCGGCGTTTCCGCGGCAGTTCGGGCGTTCCTTCTGGGACGACCTGAAGACGGACCCGGCGCGGGCCGCCGGTTACGACGCGCAGATGGGCGTCGATGTCACCCGGTGGGCCGAGACCGTCGTACCCGCCTACGACTGGGGTGCGCTGGGGCGGATCGTGGACGTCGGGGGCGGCAACGGCACGTTCCTCGCGGCGGTGCTCGCCGCGCATCCCGGATTGCGGGGCACTGTGTTCGACCAGCCGGAGACCGTACGGGCGGCGCGCGGGACGCTGGCGGCGGCCGGGCTGGACGGACGCGCGGACGCGGTGGCGGGTGACTTCTTCGAGGCGCTGCCCGCCGGGGCGGGCGGCTATGTCCTCTCCGCGGTCCTGCACGACTGGGACGACGACGCGGCGCGGGCGATCCTGCGCCGGTGTGCCGAGGCGGCGGGGACGCGGGGGCGGGTCCTGGTCGTGGAACGGTTCGGCGTGGACGGCGAGTCGGTGCACACGGGTATGGACCTGCGGGTGTGCGTGTACTTCGGGGCGCGGGAGCGTGGGGTGACGGAGTTGACGGCGCTCGCGGAAGAGGCCGGGCTGCGGGTGGCGGGGGTGCATCCGGCGGGCGATCTGGCGGTGGTGGAGATGGTGGCTGCCGGAGAGTGA
- a CDS encoding acetoacetate--CoA ligase codes for MTTAPQSDPQPEPLWQPGPDRIAGAQLTRFHDWAAAHHGAPARTAGDPVADYAALHHWSVTELSRFWQAVAAWYDVRFSTPYETVLADPAMPGARWFPGATLNYAEHALRAAEDPARADAPALLHVDETHDPAPVTWAELRAQVGALAAELRRLGVRPGDRVSGYVPNVPQAVVALLATAAVGAVWTSCAPDFGARSVLDRFQQVEPVVLFTVDGYRYGGKEHDRRETVAELRRELPTLRAVVHIPLLGTPAPEGALEWSDLTSVATEPVFEQVPFDHPLWVLYSSGTTGLPKAIVQSQGGILLEHLKQTGLHCDLGPDDRFFWYTSTGWMMWNFLVAGLLAGSTIVLYDGSPGHPDTAAQWRIAERTGTTLFGTSAAYVMACRKAGVHPGRDFDLTTVKCVATTGSPLPPDGFRWLHDEVAADLWIASVSGGTDVCSCFAGAAPTLPVHIGELQAPCLGTDLQAWDPHGKALTDEVGELVVTNPMPSMPIHFWNDPEGTRYHESYFDTYPGVWRHGDWITRTARGTVVIHGRSDSTLNRQGVRMGSADIYEAVERLPEIRESLVIGLELPDGGYWMPLFVHLAPGATLDDALRDRIKRTIRAQCSPRHVPDEIIEAPGVPHTLTGKRIEVPVKRLLQGTPLEQAVNPGSVDNLELLRFYERIAAERAAAEGA; via the coding sequence ATGACCACCGCACCGCAGTCCGACCCGCAGCCGGAACCCCTGTGGCAGCCCGGCCCGGACCGCATCGCCGGCGCCCAGCTCACCCGGTTCCACGACTGGGCGGCGGCCCACCACGGCGCCCCCGCCCGCACCGCCGGCGACCCGGTGGCGGACTACGCCGCGCTGCACCACTGGTCCGTGACCGAACTGTCCCGCTTCTGGCAGGCCGTCGCCGCCTGGTACGACGTCCGCTTCAGCACGCCGTACGAGACCGTCCTGGCCGACCCCGCGATGCCCGGCGCCCGCTGGTTCCCCGGCGCCACCCTCAACTACGCGGAGCACGCGCTGCGCGCCGCCGAGGACCCGGCCCGCGCCGACGCGCCCGCCCTGCTGCACGTGGACGAGACCCACGACCCCGCCCCCGTCACCTGGGCCGAGCTGCGCGCCCAGGTCGGCGCCCTGGCCGCCGAGCTGCGCCGCCTCGGCGTACGCCCCGGCGACCGGGTCAGCGGCTACGTCCCTAACGTCCCGCAGGCCGTCGTCGCCCTCCTGGCCACCGCCGCCGTCGGCGCCGTCTGGACCTCCTGCGCCCCCGACTTCGGCGCCCGTAGCGTCCTGGACCGCTTCCAGCAGGTCGAGCCCGTCGTGCTGTTCACGGTCGACGGCTACCGCTACGGCGGCAAGGAACACGACCGGCGCGAGACCGTCGCCGAACTCCGCCGCGAACTGCCCACCCTCCGCGCCGTCGTCCACATCCCCCTCCTGGGAACCCCCGCCCCCGAAGGCGCCCTGGAGTGGTCCGACCTGACCTCCGTCGCCACCGAACCGGTCTTCGAGCAGGTCCCCTTCGACCACCCCCTGTGGGTCCTGTACTCCTCCGGCACGACCGGCCTGCCCAAGGCCATCGTGCAGTCCCAGGGCGGCATCCTCCTCGAACACCTCAAGCAGACCGGCCTGCACTGCGACCTCGGACCGGACGACCGTTTCTTCTGGTACACCTCCACCGGCTGGATGATGTGGAACTTCCTCGTCGCCGGCCTCCTCGCGGGCTCCACGATCGTGCTTTACGACGGCAGCCCGGGGCACCCCGACACCGCCGCCCAGTGGCGGATCGCCGAACGCACCGGCACCACCCTCTTCGGCACCTCCGCCGCGTACGTGATGGCCTGCCGCAAAGCCGGCGTGCACCCCGGGCGCGACTTCGACCTGACCACCGTCAAGTGCGTCGCGACCACCGGCTCCCCGCTGCCGCCCGACGGCTTCCGCTGGCTGCACGACGAGGTCGCCGCCGACCTGTGGATCGCCTCCGTCAGCGGCGGCACGGACGTCTGCAGCTGCTTCGCGGGCGCCGCGCCCACCCTGCCCGTCCACATCGGCGAACTCCAGGCCCCCTGCCTCGGCACCGACCTCCAGGCCTGGGACCCGCACGGCAAGGCGCTGACCGACGAGGTCGGCGAGCTGGTCGTCACCAACCCGATGCCGTCCATGCCCATCCACTTCTGGAACGACCCCGAGGGCACCCGGTACCACGAGAGCTACTTCGACACCTACCCCGGCGTCTGGCGGCACGGCGACTGGATCACCCGTACCGCGCGCGGCACCGTCGTCATCCACGGCCGCTCCGACTCCACCCTCAACCGCCAGGGCGTACGGATGGGCTCGGCGGACATCTACGAGGCCGTCGAACGCCTCCCCGAGATCCGCGAATCCCTCGTCATCGGTCTCGAACTCCCCGACGGCGGCTACTGGATGCCGCTCTTCGTCCACCTCGCGCCCGGCGCCACGCTCGACGACGCCCTGCGCGACCGGATCAAGCGCACCATCCGGGCGCAGTGCTCCCCGCGCCACGTTCCCGACGAGATCATCGAGGCCCCCGGCGTACCGCACACCCTCACGGGCAAGCGGATCGAGGTCCCCGTCAAGCGCCTCCTCCAGGGCACCCCGCTGGAGCAGGCCGTGAACCCTGGATCGGTCGACAACCTCGAACTCCTGCGGTTCTACGAGCGGATCGCCGCCGAGCGCGCGGCCGCCGAGGGCGCGTGA
- the ptsP gene encoding phosphoenolpyruvate--protein phosphotransferase, with translation METTLRGVGVSHGVAIGEVRHMGTAVLEPPAKQIPAEEAEREQGRARKAVEAVAADLIARGNLAGGEAQAVLEAQAMMAQDPELMADVERRITVGSTAERGVYDAFAAYRALLAGAGEYLAGRVADLDDVRNRIVARLLGVPMPGVPDSDEPYVLIARDLAPADTALLDPTLVLGFVTEEGGPTSHSAILARALGVPAVVALPGAGELVEGTVVAVDGSTGEIFVDPSAEKRAELEQAAAARKAALAASTGPGATSDGHKVPLLANVGGPSDVPAAVEAGAEGVGLFRTEFLFLDDSKQAPSQEKQAEAYRKVLEAFPEGRVVVRVLDAGADKPLDFLTPGDEPNPALGVRGLRTLLDHPEVLRTQLAALAQAAEGLPVYLEVMAPMVADRTDAKAFADACREAGLQAKFGAMVEIPSAALRARSILQEVEFLSLGTNDLAQYTFAADRQVGAVSRLQDPWQPALLDLVALSAESAKAEGKSCGVCGEAASDPLLACVLTGLGVTSLSMGAASIPYVRATLAKHTLAQCERAAAAARAADTAEDARAAAQAVLSGE, from the coding sequence ATGGAGACAACGCTGCGAGGCGTCGGCGTGAGCCACGGTGTGGCGATCGGCGAGGTGCGGCACATGGGTACGGCGGTCCTCGAACCGCCGGCCAAGCAGATTCCCGCCGAGGAAGCGGAGCGCGAACAGGGGCGTGCCCGCAAGGCCGTGGAAGCTGTGGCCGCCGACCTCATCGCGCGGGGCAACCTGGCGGGCGGCGAGGCCCAGGCAGTGCTGGAAGCCCAGGCCATGATGGCCCAGGACCCGGAGCTGATGGCCGACGTCGAGCGGCGCATCACCGTGGGCAGCACCGCCGAGCGCGGTGTCTACGACGCCTTCGCCGCCTACCGGGCGCTGTTGGCAGGCGCCGGCGAGTACCTGGCCGGGCGTGTCGCGGACCTCGACGACGTGCGGAACCGTATCGTCGCGCGGCTGCTCGGCGTGCCGATGCCGGGTGTGCCGGACAGCGACGAGCCGTACGTACTGATCGCGCGCGATCTGGCGCCGGCCGACACGGCGCTGCTGGACCCGACGCTGGTGCTCGGCTTCGTGACCGAGGAGGGCGGGCCGACCAGCCACAGCGCGATCCTCGCGCGGGCGCTGGGGGTGCCGGCCGTGGTCGCGCTGCCGGGCGCGGGCGAGCTGGTCGAGGGCACCGTGGTCGCCGTCGACGGCAGCACGGGCGAGATCTTCGTGGACCCGAGCGCCGAGAAGCGCGCGGAGCTGGAGCAGGCCGCCGCGGCCCGCAAGGCCGCGCTGGCGGCTTCGACCGGCCCGGGTGCCACGTCGGACGGGCACAAGGTGCCGCTGCTGGCGAACGTCGGCGGTCCTTCGGACGTGCCGGCGGCCGTGGAGGCGGGCGCCGAGGGTGTCGGGCTGTTCCGTACCGAGTTCCTCTTCCTGGACGACAGCAAGCAGGCGCCGTCGCAGGAGAAGCAGGCCGAGGCGTACCGCAAGGTGCTGGAGGCCTTCCCCGAGGGCCGGGTCGTGGTGCGCGTGCTGGACGCGGGCGCGGACAAGCCGCTGGACTTCCTGACGCCGGGTGACGAGCCGAACCCGGCGCTGGGCGTGCGGGGTCTGCGGACGCTGCTGGACCACCCCGAGGTGCTCCGTACGCAGCTGGCCGCGCTGGCCCAGGCCGCCGAGGGGCTGCCGGTCTACCTTGAGGTCATGGCGCCGATGGTGGCCGACCGGACCGACGCCAAGGCGTTCGCGGACGCGTGCCGCGAGGCCGGGCTGCAGGCCAAGTTCGGCGCGATGGTGGAGATTCCGTCCGCGGCGCTGCGCGCCCGGTCGATCCTCCAGGAGGTCGAGTTCCTCTCGCTGGGCACCAACGACCTGGCGCAGTACACCTTCGCCGCCGACCGTCAGGTCGGTGCGGTCTCGCGGCTGCAGGACCCGTGGCAGCCGGCGCTGCTCGACCTGGTGGCGCTGTCGGCCGAGTCGGCGAAGGCCGAGGGCAAGAGCTGCGGTGTCTGTGGTGAGGCGGCCTCCGATCCGCTGCTGGCGTGTGTGCTGACGGGTCTGGGCGTGACGAGCCTGTCCATGGGCGCGGCGTCGATCCCCTACGTGCGCGCGACGCTGGCGAAGCACACGCTGGCCCAGTGCGAGCGTGCCGCCGCCGCGGCGCGGGCCGCGGACACCGCCGAGGACGCGCGCGCCGCCGCGCAGGCGGTGCTCTCCGGGGAGTGA